In the Geobacter sp. FeAm09 genome, one interval contains:
- the ybgF gene encoding tol-pal system protein YbgF: MKYAYFLLLAAVTGLSGCATQSSLDVVRSDVDAVKTRLFSVEKDLGGVRDESKQGIGSIEKEYKSDVTAVRKLSADIQASMDSLKAEIQALNGKADDLAIATKKPTDDLARYREDADKRMLTLEDRVMKLQAAMDELGKKLGDLASQPKKEEVVTPESAYTKGLELFKAGDMPGARDVFTKFLDKYPQHDLAANAQYWIGETFYSEKGYEPAILAYQEVIKQYPTKDKVPAAMLKQAMSFRAIKDTKSARYVLKKLVEGYPKSDEAKKAKELLKEIK; this comes from the coding sequence ATGAAATACGCATATTTTCTCCTCTTGGCCGCCGTGACCGGCTTGAGCGGTTGCGCCACCCAGAGTTCGCTCGACGTGGTCCGCAGCGATGTGGATGCCGTCAAAACCAGGCTGTTTTCCGTGGAGAAGGATCTGGGGGGGGTGAGGGACGAATCCAAGCAGGGGATCGGCTCCATCGAGAAGGAGTACAAATCCGACGTGACGGCGGTGCGCAAGCTCTCCGCCGATATCCAGGCCTCCATGGACAGCCTCAAGGCCGAGATCCAGGCACTGAACGGCAAGGCGGACGACCTGGCCATCGCCACCAAAAAACCGACGGACGACCTGGCACGCTACCGGGAGGACGCGGACAAACGCATGCTCACCCTGGAAGATCGCGTCATGAAGCTGCAAGCGGCCATGGACGAACTGGGCAAGAAGCTGGGCGACCTCGCCTCCCAGCCGAAGAAGGAGGAGGTCGTCACCCCCGAATCGGCCTACACGAAGGGACTGGAACTCTTCAAGGCTGGGGATATGCCCGGCGCACGGGATGTTTTTACCAAGTTCCTGGACAAGTATCCCCAGCACGACCTGGCCGCCAACGCCCAGTACTGGATCGGCGAGACCTTCTACAGCGAAAAGGGGTACGAACCGGCCATCCTGGCGTATCAGGAGGTGATCAAACAGTATCCGACCAAGGACAAGGTCCCGGCCGCCATGCTCAAGCAGGCCATGTCCTTCAGGGCCATCAAGGACACCAAGAGCGCCCGGTACGTGCTGAAGAAGCTGGTGGAGGGATACCCCAAGAGCGACGAGGCGAAGAAGGCCAAGGAGCTGTTGAAGGAGATCAAGTAG
- the hisB gene encoding imidazoleglycerol-phosphate dehydratase HisB encodes MSRCAAIERITQETKIKLSLDVDGSGQGTICTSVPFFDHMLNLFARHGLFDLKIEACGDIDIDYHHTVEDIGIVLGEAFKQALGDKKGIRRYGQATVPMDETLAAVAVDISGRPYLVYNVRLPKVKIGEFDVELAREFFQAFANHCGLNLHINVMYGDNVHHILEACFKAVARAMDTATQLDPRVQGVMSTKGVL; translated from the coding sequence ATGTCACGATGCGCTGCGATAGAACGGATCACCCAGGAAACGAAGATCAAGCTGTCACTGGATGTGGATGGCAGCGGCCAGGGCACGATCTGCACCTCGGTCCCGTTTTTCGATCACATGCTGAACCTGTTTGCCCGGCACGGCCTCTTCGACCTCAAGATCGAGGCCTGCGGCGATATCGACATCGACTACCACCACACGGTGGAGGATATCGGCATCGTGCTGGGCGAGGCGTTCAAACAGGCCCTGGGGGACAAGAAGGGCATCCGGCGCTACGGCCAGGCCACGGTCCCCATGGACGAAACCCTGGCGGCGGTGGCGGTGGACATCTCCGGCCGTCCCTATCTGGTGTACAACGTGCGGCTCCCCAAGGTGAAGATCGGCGAATTCGACGTGGAACTGGCCCGGGAATTTTTCCAGGCCTTTGCCAACCACTGCGGCCTGAACCTGCACATCAACGTGATGTACGGCGACAACGTGCACCATATCCTGGAGGCCTGTTTCAAGGCGGTGGCCCGGGCCATGGACACGGCGACCCAGCTCGACCCCCGGGTACAGGGGGTCATGTCCACCAAAGGGGTCCTGTAG
- the hisC gene encoding histidinol-phosphate transaminase translates to MNLLRPNIRDMKGYVPGFQPDDVASWIKLNTNENPYPPSPRVVEAIYEEVGVDGALLRTYPSASSSRLREAAGELYGFDPSWIIMANGSDEVLNNLIRACAGEGEEIAFVHPSYSYYATLGEIQGARVRTFGLTDDFRIADFPERYEGKLFFLTSPNAPLGFAFPREYVEELARRCSGLLVIDEAYADFADGNALELVKKYDNVVVTRTFSKSYALAGMRLGLAIARPEIIAALDKIRDHYNLDRLAQAACVAALQDQPYFRSCCARIRETREWFTQGLTGIGYGVIPSQGNFVFATPPDRNGKRVYEALYSRKILVRLLSDPLLAHGLRISIGTREEMELTLAALKEIG, encoded by the coding sequence ATGAATCTACTCCGACCCAACATACGCGACATGAAGGGGTACGTCCCCGGCTTCCAGCCGGACGACGTGGCCTCGTGGATCAAGCTGAACACCAACGAAAACCCCTATCCGCCGTCGCCCCGAGTCGTGGAGGCCATCTACGAGGAGGTGGGCGTGGACGGCGCCCTGCTGCGCACCTACCCCAGCGCCTCCAGCTCCAGGCTGCGCGAGGCGGCCGGAGAACTGTACGGCTTCGATCCCTCCTGGATCATCATGGCCAACGGCTCCGACGAGGTGCTCAACAACCTGATCCGCGCCTGCGCCGGCGAGGGAGAGGAGATCGCCTTCGTCCACCCCTCCTACTCCTATTACGCCACCCTGGGGGAGATCCAGGGAGCCAGGGTGCGCACCTTCGGCCTGACCGACGACTTCCGCATCGCCGACTTCCCCGAGCGCTACGAGGGCAAACTGTTCTTCCTCACCTCCCCCAATGCGCCGCTCGGCTTCGCGTTTCCCCGGGAGTACGTGGAGGAACTGGCCCGGCGGTGCAGCGGCCTTTTGGTGATCGACGAGGCCTATGCCGACTTTGCCGACGGCAACGCCCTGGAACTGGTAAAGAAATACGACAACGTGGTGGTGACCCGCACCTTTTCCAAGAGCTACGCCCTGGCCGGTATGCGCCTTGGTCTGGCCATCGCCCGCCCCGAGATCATTGCCGCCCTGGACAAGATCCGCGACCACTACAACCTGGACCGCCTGGCCCAGGCAGCCTGCGTGGCGGCGCTGCAGGACCAGCCCTATTTCCGGAGCTGCTGCGCCCGCATCCGCGAGACCCGGGAGTGGTTCACCCAAGGGCTGACCGGCATCGGCTACGGCGTGATCCCGTCCCAGGGCAATTTCGTCTTCGCCACCCCGCCCGACCGGAACGGCAAGCGGGTCTACGAGGCCCTGTACAGCCGCAAGATCCTGGTGCGCCTGTTGTCCGACCCGCTGTTGGCCCACGGTCTGCGCATCTCCATCGGAACCCGCGAGGAGATGGAGCTGACCCTGGCGGCCCTGAAGGAGATCGGATAG